A section of the Triticum dicoccoides isolate Atlit2015 ecotype Zavitan chromosome 7A, WEW_v2.0, whole genome shotgun sequence genome encodes:
- the LOC119333237 gene encoding uncharacterized protein LOC119333237: MDKSKTFSCASRAVARTCHVGLGKRQNGVAVCPSLPHAVVGFVQKKRKRERNRKSLQPFSLDSRISVSLPPPPPRPIARCLLRPPAPAKQTPHPSAHASSRPRHGREDEDVEEGAADGARSSSTRTTVTRRQVAIDTASSSAPSRANSSRSGSIFPEAEPATPDAPGDGRVSNLVDLLDVGFLTMLQPPPPQVDECYEPAVPEIFLATG, translated from the exons ATGGATAAATCCAAAACATTCAGCTGCGCATCAAGGGCGGTCGCTCGCACATGCCACGTCGGATTAGGTAAAAGACAAAATGGAGTAGCAGTTTGCCCTTCGCTCCCCCACGCCGTCGTTGGCTTCGTCCAGAAGAAAAGAAAGAGGGAGAGAAACAGGAAATCGCTCCAGCCCTTTTCCCTCGACTCACGCATATCTGTCTCgttgccgccaccaccgcctcgccCCATCGCCCGTTGTTTGCTTCGTCCTCCGGCGCCGGCCAAGCAGACTCCACATCCAAGCGCCCACGCCTCCTCTCGACCCAGGCACGGCAGGGAGGACGAGGATGTGGAGGAGGGTGCTGCCGATGGCGCCAGAAGCAGCTCGACAAGAACCACCGTCACGCGGAGGCAAGTCGCCATCGACACGGCCTCTTCGTCTGCGCCGTCAAGGGCCAACAGCTCCAGATCCGGGAGCATCTTCCCGGAGGCGGAGCCGGCGACTCCTGATGCACCTGGTGATGGGCGGGTTAGCAATCTAGTCGACCTTCTTGATGTTGGCTTCCTCACTATGCTGCAACCACCTCCTCCGCAG GTGGACGAATGCTACGAGCCGGCAGTTCCTGAAATTTTTCTTGCAACCGGTTGA